The Microbulbifer hydrolyticus genome has a segment encoding these proteins:
- the pntB gene encoding Re/Si-specific NAD(P)(+) transhydrogenase subunit beta, with product MNSVISMAYLFSAVMFILSLGGLSTHETARRGNYYGMVGMAVAIIATVAGITSGAYLPVGIAMGVGAVIGLHLARKVEMTAMPQLVALLHSFVGLAAVLIGWGGYLDPRINLEGAAHIVHNSEIYIGVFIGAITLTGSIVAFGKLQGLISGKPLMLPARHWLNLIALVICVVLGAQFIPADVSNATIINLLVMTGIALLLGIHLIAAIGGADMPVVISMLNSYSGWAAAATGFMLSNDLLIVIGALVGSSGAILSYIMCRGMNRSFISVILGGFGSDGTVASSDGEEEGEAVATTHDELADDLKAAKNIVIVPGFGMAVAHAQQAVSDLTDKLRKAGKTVRFGIHPVAGRLPGHMNVLLAEANVPYDIVLEMEEINDDFPETDLVLVIGANDTVNPDAVEKPGSPIAGMPVLEVWKAGKVVVLKRSMASGYAGVANPLFYKENSRMLFGDAKDSLQSVLGKLTPV from the coding sequence ATGAATAGTGTAATTTCCATGGCTTATCTGTTCTCCGCGGTGATGTTCATCCTGAGCCTCGGCGGACTGTCCACCCATGAGACCGCACGCCGCGGCAACTACTACGGCATGGTCGGTATGGCGGTTGCCATCATCGCCACCGTGGCCGGTATCACCTCTGGCGCCTACCTGCCCGTTGGCATCGCCATGGGTGTGGGCGCCGTGATTGGCCTCCATCTGGCGCGCAAGGTCGAAATGACCGCCATGCCGCAGCTGGTTGCCCTGCTGCACAGCTTTGTCGGTCTCGCCGCAGTGCTGATCGGCTGGGGCGGCTACCTGGATCCGCGGATCAACCTCGAAGGTGCGGCGCACATCGTGCACAACTCCGAGATCTATATTGGCGTATTCATTGGTGCCATCACCCTGACCGGTTCCATCGTTGCCTTCGGCAAGCTGCAGGGCCTGATCTCCGGCAAGCCGCTGATGTTGCCGGCGCGCCACTGGCTGAACCTGATCGCGCTGGTGATCTGTGTGGTACTGGGTGCCCAGTTCATCCCCGCTGACGTGAGCAATGCCACCATCATCAACCTGCTGGTGATGACCGGTATCGCGCTGCTGCTGGGTATCCACCTGATCGCCGCGATCGGCGGTGCCGACATGCCGGTAGTGATCTCAATGCTGAACAGCTACTCCGGCTGGGCCGCGGCGGCCACCGGCTTCATGCTCAGCAACGACCTGCTGATCGTGATCGGCGCCCTGGTAGGCTCTTCCGGTGCCATCCTCAGCTACATCATGTGTCGCGGCATGAACCGTTCCTTTATCAGCGTGATCCTGGGTGGCTTCGGTTCCGACGGCACCGTGGCCAGCTCTGATGGGGAAGAAGAAGGTGAAGCGGTAGCCACCACCCACGACGAGCTGGCGGACGACCTGAAAGCGGCCAAGAACATTGTCATCGTGCCGGGCTTCGGCATGGCCGTGGCCCACGCCCAGCAGGCCGTGAGCGACCTCACCGACAAGCTGCGCAAGGCCGGCAAGACTGTGCGCTTCGGTATCCACCCGGTCGCGGGCCGTCTGCCCGGGCACATGAACGTACTGCTGGCGGAAGCCAACGTGCCCTACGACATCGTGCTGGAGATGGAAGAGATCAATGACGATTTCCCGGAAACCGACCTGGTGCTGGTGATCGGTGCCAACGACACCGTCAACCCGGATGCGGTTGAGAAGCCCGGATCCCCCATCGCCGGTATGCCAGTACTGGAAGTGTGGAAGGCCGGCAAAGTGGTGGTGCTGAAGCGCTCCATGGCTTCCGGTTACGCCGGCGTAGCCAACCCGCTGTTCTATAAAGAGAACTCGCGCATGCTGTTCGGCGATGCCAAAGACAGCCTGCAGAGCGTTCTCGGCAAGCTGACTCCGGTCTGA
- the modA gene encoding molybdate ABC transporter substrate-binding protein: MATRRLTGLLAGLLVCALLLLHGGCGQRQPPELRLAVDAAFQPAVEALREGFESECGCRLKITAGASGLLYSRIRAGEPFDLFLSADSARPVLLEKAGLTVPASRQTYARGQLALWVSRQISTDKSSGFSVLAANLARTDSTLTPRQLILLLGRGKHKVVVADPQLAPDGDAAVRMLKKLRLWPRLRGRVVYAGHAGHAQILLHQGQGDMGLIPYGQALATGSQGQFMRIPSHFHPPIHQQMVILRQTRERALAIRLLQYLQSEPVQKKLEGLGFLAAKTSSPGVR; this comes from the coding sequence ATGGCAACGCGGCGACTAACAGGTCTATTGGCAGGATTACTGGTTTGCGCATTGCTGCTGCTACATGGCGGCTGCGGCCAGCGCCAGCCCCCGGAGCTGAGGCTGGCGGTTGATGCCGCTTTCCAGCCGGCGGTGGAGGCGCTACGGGAAGGATTCGAAAGCGAATGTGGCTGCCGGCTCAAAATCACCGCCGGTGCCAGCGGCCTGCTGTATAGCCGGATTCGTGCCGGCGAGCCCTTCGACCTTTTTCTCTCCGCGGATAGCGCGCGCCCGGTGTTGCTCGAAAAGGCCGGGCTGACGGTGCCGGCGAGCCGCCAGACTTACGCGCGCGGGCAGCTGGCGTTGTGGGTTAGCCGGCAGATATCCACGGACAAATCTTCCGGGTTCTCGGTACTCGCGGCGAACCTCGCGCGTACCGACTCCACGCTCACACCGCGACAGTTGATCCTGTTATTGGGGCGTGGCAAGCACAAAGTGGTGGTAGCGGACCCCCAGTTGGCCCCGGACGGGGATGCGGCGGTGCGCATGCTGAAAAAGCTGCGATTGTGGCCGCGGCTGCGTGGGCGGGTGGTGTACGCCGGCCACGCGGGCCACGCCCAGATCCTGTTGCACCAGGGGCAGGGGGACATGGGCCTTATTCCCTACGGGCAGGCACTTGCCACCGGCAGCCAGGGCCAGTTCATGCGTATCCCGTCTCATTTCCACCCCCCCATTCACCAGCAGATGGTTATTTTGCGGCAAACCCGCGAGCGGGCTCTGGCCATCCGCCTGCTGCAGTATTTGCAGTCGGAGCCAGTGCAGAAAAAACTGGAAGGGCTGGGGTTTCTGGCGGCAAAAACATCTTCGCCGGGTGTTCGCTGA
- a CDS encoding CmpA/NrtA family ABC transporter substrate-binding protein, producing MSSLQAEKPNLKLLYLRLTDSAPLIIAHELGYFERYGLNVSLQRETSWATLRDKLIGGAADAAAILAPMPLTLNQTLPNCDESLLSGLILSCNGNAITLSRTLYESLGINDSDASGQLPDIGAALKSHIRAHGDNELPLTFASVYPFASHTLQLRHWLTSAGINPDTDVRLVVLPPEQMVDHLRRGDIDGYCVGEPWNTLAVQQGIGVIATPSNALMPAMPEKVLAVTRSWHEANPATHLALRAALLDACGWLSDRSQRQDAISILARPEYLDLPEATIAASLNDELITADGQPPIKNPGWHLFAHPQSEHGRPTEKKARELLTLCNEIAPTDCAAADVFCSDLYQQTLDFIRHKTLQQTHTA from the coding sequence GTGAGCAGCCTGCAAGCAGAAAAGCCCAATCTTAAACTCCTGTACCTGCGCCTGACCGACAGCGCCCCGCTGATCATTGCCCATGAACTGGGGTACTTCGAGCGCTACGGCCTGAACGTGAGCCTTCAGCGTGAGACCTCCTGGGCCACCCTGCGCGACAAGCTGATCGGCGGCGCCGCCGATGCCGCAGCAATACTCGCTCCCATGCCGCTCACCCTGAACCAGACACTGCCCAACTGTGACGAGTCCCTGCTCAGCGGGCTGATTCTCAGTTGCAATGGCAACGCCATTACGCTCTCACGCACTCTGTACGAGTCTCTGGGAATCAACGACAGCGATGCTTCCGGCCAGTTGCCTGACATTGGCGCGGCACTCAAGTCACATATCAGAGCCCACGGCGACAACGAATTACCGCTGACCTTTGCCAGCGTGTACCCCTTTGCCAGCCATACCCTGCAACTGCGCCACTGGCTGACCAGTGCAGGCATCAATCCGGATACGGATGTACGCCTGGTCGTACTGCCACCGGAGCAGATGGTGGATCACCTGCGCCGGGGAGACATCGACGGCTACTGTGTGGGCGAACCCTGGAACACCCTGGCGGTGCAACAAGGCATCGGCGTGATTGCCACCCCCAGCAATGCGCTGATGCCGGCCATGCCGGAAAAAGTGCTGGCAGTAACCCGCAGCTGGCACGAAGCCAACCCGGCCACCCACCTGGCACTGCGCGCCGCGCTACTGGATGCCTGTGGCTGGCTCAGCGACCGCAGCCAGCGCCAGGATGCCATTTCGATTCTGGCGCGCCCGGAATACCTGGATTTGCCAGAAGCAACCATTGCCGCATCGCTCAACGATGAACTGATCACGGCGGATGGACAGCCGCCAATCAAGAATCCGGGCTGGCACCTGTTCGCGCACCCACAGTCGGAACACGGCCGCCCCACTGAGAAAAAAGCCCGCGAGTTGCTGACGCTGTGCAATGAAATCGCCCCCACCGACTGCGCCGCGGCGGATGTATTCTGCTCTGACCTGTACCAGCAGACCCTGGACTTTATCCGCCACAAGACCCTGCAGCAGACCCACACCGCCTAG
- a CDS encoding NarK family nitrate/nitrite MFS transporter: MSSESLNLFSFKGKIRVLHLTWIAFFITFFAWFNHAPLLMAIADSLSLTSEQVKTLLILNVALTIPARVIIGMLTDKYGPRLTYSLLLAVGSIPCFIFALADSFMAAAIGRFLLGFIGAGFVIGIRMVSEWFPARQLGTAEGIYGGWGNFGSAAGAMTLPTIALLFGGEDGWRYAIGITGIIALVYSVIYYRSVTDTPKGGTYFKPKKIGGMEVSSPSDFVLLLIMKVPMYAALALLTWKLSPAGVGMLAMPVAIAIYLSLTVLYIFDAKKCYDINKEIFVKLPDPIHRYKFKQVAVLNILYFATFGSELAVISMLPLFFSETFTLDPVKAGLLASAYAFMNLMSRPAGGLISDRFGRKSTLLILTAGLALGYLTMSMIDAEWPLYLAVAAAMACSFFVQSGEGAVFAVVPLIKRRLTGQIAGMTGAYGNVGAVFYLTVLSMVSYETFFLVIACTACLGFVTLLFLEEPEGQMAEVMPDGSVSLIDVA; this comes from the coding sequence ATGTCCAGTGAGTCCTTAAACCTGTTTTCCTTCAAGGGAAAAATCCGGGTGCTGCACCTGACCTGGATCGCTTTCTTTATTACCTTTTTTGCCTGGTTTAACCACGCACCGCTGTTAATGGCGATTGCGGACAGCCTGTCGCTCACCTCCGAGCAGGTGAAGACCCTGTTGATCCTGAACGTGGCGCTGACCATTCCAGCGCGCGTGATCATTGGCATGCTGACCGACAAATACGGTCCACGCCTGACCTACTCCCTGCTGCTGGCCGTTGGCAGTATTCCATGCTTCATTTTCGCCCTGGCCGACAGCTTTATGGCGGCGGCGATTGGTCGCTTCCTTCTCGGCTTTATTGGCGCCGGCTTTGTAATCGGTATCCGCATGGTGTCCGAGTGGTTTCCGGCCAGGCAGCTGGGTACCGCGGAAGGAATTTACGGTGGCTGGGGCAACTTCGGCTCCGCGGCCGGCGCCATGACCCTGCCGACCATTGCCCTGTTGTTTGGCGGTGAAGATGGCTGGCGCTATGCCATCGGGATCACCGGCATCATCGCACTGGTGTACAGCGTGATCTACTACCGCTCGGTAACCGACACACCCAAAGGTGGTACCTATTTCAAGCCGAAAAAAATTGGCGGAATGGAAGTTTCCAGTCCATCTGACTTTGTCCTACTGCTGATCATGAAAGTGCCGATGTACGCGGCACTGGCACTGCTGACCTGGAAGCTGTCGCCAGCCGGAGTGGGCATGCTGGCAATGCCGGTAGCCATTGCCATTTATCTGTCGCTGACGGTGCTGTACATCTTCGACGCAAAAAAATGCTACGACATCAATAAAGAAATTTTCGTCAAACTTCCGGATCCCATCCACCGCTACAAGTTCAAACAGGTAGCGGTGCTTAATATTCTGTACTTTGCCACTTTCGGTTCCGAACTTGCGGTGATTTCCATGCTGCCGCTGTTTTTCTCGGAGACATTTACCCTGGACCCGGTGAAGGCCGGCCTGCTGGCTTCCGCTTACGCATTCATGAACCTGATGTCTCGCCCCGCTGGCGGGTTGATCAGTGATCGCTTCGGACGCAAAAGCACACTGCTGATCCTGACCGCAGGCCTGGCACTGGGTTATCTGACCATGAGCATGATCGATGCGGAGTGGCCGCTGTATCTGGCCGTCGCTGCGGCAATGGCGTGCTCCTTCTTTGTGCAGTCTGGTGAGGGCGCGGTGTTTGCGGTGGTACCGCTGATCAAGCGCCGCCTTACCGGACAGATCGCGGGTATGACCGGTGCATACGGTAATGTCGGTGCCGTTTTTTACCTGACCGTACTCAGCATGGTGTCCTATGAGACCTTCTTCCTGGTGATTGCCTGCACCGCGTGCCTGGGCTTCGTCACCTTGCTGTTCTTGGAAGAACCGGAAGGCCAGATGGCCGAGGTAATGCCGGACGGTAGTGTTTCGCTGATCGATGTGGCCTGA
- a CDS encoding Re/Si-specific NAD(P)(+) transhydrogenase subunit alpha: MIIAIPKETAPGEARVAASPASVKRLQSLGFDVVIEKGAGEAASFPDAEYEQAGAKLCANAAECLSQAGIVLKVQQPNDAELDLIPSGATLVAFLKPAQNEALLKKLADKNINALAVESIPRISRAQKMDALSSMANIAGYRAVIEAAHEFGRFFTGQITAAGKIPPAKVLVIGAGVAGLSAIGTAKSMGAIVRAFDTRPEVREQVESMGAEFLTVEIEEDGSGTGGYAKQMSKEFIDAEMALFREQAKEVDIVITTALIPGKPAPKLWLADMVETMADGSVVVDLAAEMGGNCDFTEADQKVVKSGVTILGYTNLASRAATQSSTLYATNLCHLLTDMTPEKNGEIDINFEDEAIRGATVVKEGEITWPPPAPKISAAPPQKKTEPQIEVEPKPEKKTSPLSLVAFWAVAGALLLALGKSAPADFVAHFTVFVLSIFIGWQVIWNVSHALHTPLMSVTNAISGIVIIGALLQVGATGSFIVTIMAFIAVLFASINIFGGFFVTHRMLKMFRR, translated from the coding sequence GTGATTATTGCCATACCAAAGGAGACCGCGCCGGGTGAGGCGCGGGTCGCGGCATCGCCAGCCAGCGTAAAGCGTTTGCAGTCGCTGGGCTTTGACGTTGTCATCGAGAAGGGGGCCGGTGAAGCAGCGAGCTTCCCCGACGCGGAATACGAGCAGGCCGGTGCCAAACTGTGTGCCAACGCAGCGGAGTGCCTGAGTCAGGCGGGCATCGTACTCAAAGTACAGCAGCCCAACGACGCTGAACTGGATCTGATCCCCAGCGGCGCCACCCTGGTGGCCTTCCTCAAGCCCGCGCAGAACGAAGCGCTGCTGAAGAAGCTGGCGGACAAAAACATCAACGCGCTGGCGGTGGAATCCATTCCACGTATTTCCCGCGCACAGAAAATGGACGCGCTCAGCTCCATGGCCAATATCGCCGGCTACCGCGCGGTGATCGAGGCAGCCCACGAGTTTGGCCGTTTCTTTACCGGCCAGATCACCGCCGCGGGCAAGATTCCCCCGGCCAAGGTGCTGGTGATCGGCGCCGGTGTCGCGGGCCTGTCGGCCATCGGTACCGCGAAGAGCATGGGTGCCATCGTGCGTGCCTTCGACACCCGCCCGGAAGTACGCGAGCAGGTGGAGTCCATGGGGGCGGAATTCCTCACCGTGGAAATCGAGGAAGACGGCTCCGGTACTGGCGGTTACGCCAAGCAGATGTCGAAAGAATTTATCGACGCTGAAATGGCCCTGTTCCGCGAACAGGCCAAAGAAGTGGACATCGTCATCACCACCGCACTCATTCCCGGCAAACCGGCGCCGAAATTGTGGCTGGCGGACATGGTGGAAACTATGGCCGACGGTTCCGTGGTTGTGGACCTGGCGGCGGAAATGGGCGGCAACTGTGACTTTACCGAAGCCGACCAGAAAGTAGTGAAGAGTGGCGTAACCATCCTCGGTTACACCAACCTGGCGAGCCGCGCGGCCACCCAGTCTTCCACGCTGTATGCCACCAACCTGTGTCATCTGCTCACCGACATGACACCGGAAAAGAATGGCGAGATCGACATCAATTTCGAAGACGAGGCGATCCGCGGTGCCACCGTGGTGAAGGAAGGTGAAATTACCTGGCCGCCGCCCGCGCCGAAAATCTCTGCCGCACCGCCGCAGAAAAAAACCGAGCCGCAGATTGAAGTGGAGCCGAAGCCGGAGAAAAAGACCTCCCCGCTGTCGCTGGTGGCCTTCTGGGCCGTGGCCGGTGCGCTGCTGCTGGCGCTGGGCAAATCCGCTCCGGCGGACTTCGTCGCCCACTTCACTGTGTTTGTACTGTCCATCTTTATCGGCTGGCAGGTGATCTGGAATGTATCCCACGCCCTGCACACCCCGCTGATGAGTGTGACCAACGCCATTTCCGGCATCGTGATTATTGGTGCGCTGTTGCAAGTGGGGGCCACCGGTTCCTTCATCGTCACCATCATGGCGTTTATCGCGGTGCTGTTTGCCAGCATCAATATCTTCGGTGGGTTCTTCGTTACCCACCGCATGCTCAAAATGTTCCGTCGCTAA
- the mobA gene encoding molybdenum cofactor guanylyltransferase, translated as MTANTELSSGQGRDAAGLKRVCPVVLAGGQSSRMGKDKALLKLSNGRTLLEQAKSVFDVLSPPEGVELMPTLVSGARPGGVPDRVPSAGPLGGLHAVAGHLDQWELPCDALLVVPVDMPLLSPALLRQLCVAGQTVEQAVCIGDFYLPCWLPLDGRCRKYLDAAATGNAIASMRALFGYLGCLQLPVPDGDWHLNVNRPEDFRRLAL; from the coding sequence ATGACAGCAAATACCGAGTTATCCAGTGGACAGGGGCGCGATGCGGCGGGCCTCAAGCGCGTGTGTCCGGTGGTGTTGGCCGGCGGACAGTCCAGTCGCATGGGAAAAGACAAGGCACTGCTAAAATTATCCAATGGGCGCACGTTATTGGAGCAGGCCAAAAGCGTGTTTGATGTACTCAGTCCGCCCGAGGGCGTTGAACTGATGCCAACGCTGGTCAGTGGTGCGCGACCGGGCGGCGTCCCGGACCGGGTTCCCTCAGCGGGGCCGCTGGGCGGCTTGCATGCGGTTGCCGGGCACCTGGACCAGTGGGAGCTGCCGTGCGATGCCTTACTGGTGGTGCCGGTGGATATGCCGCTGTTGAGCCCCGCGCTGTTGCGGCAGCTGTGTGTGGCCGGGCAGACGGTGGAACAGGCGGTGTGTATCGGCGATTTTTACCTGCCCTGTTGGCTGCCCCTGGATGGCCGCTGCAGGAAATACCTCGACGCGGCGGCAACAGGCAATGCCATTGCCTCCATGCGCGCGCTGTTTGGCTACCTCGGCTGCTTGCAGTTGCCGGTACCGGACGGCGACTGGCACCTGAACGTGAACCGGCCGGAGGACTTTCGGCGCCTGGCGTTGTAG
- a CDS encoding ANTAR domain-containing response regulator: protein MTTTPISILLVDDQPERAAMVAGQLTAAGYNLLAQLSSAEGLLFQVERHRPDIVLIDIESPDRDILESLAVINQHNPTPVAMFSARGGADFITSAVEAGVSAYMAEGLSADRVAPAIEIAMAQFRSYQHLRQSLERTQQQLDERKVIERAKGLLMARKNISEQAAHQTLRTLAMNSNSTMRNVAEQIVTHLQSPVK, encoded by the coding sequence ATGACGACGACACCCATCAGTATCCTGCTGGTCGATGACCAGCCAGAGCGCGCCGCCATGGTAGCCGGGCAGTTAACCGCCGCCGGCTACAATCTACTGGCACAACTCTCCAGCGCCGAAGGCCTGCTCTTCCAGGTCGAAAGACACCGGCCCGATATCGTATTGATCGATATTGAATCTCCCGACCGCGACATTCTCGAGAGCCTCGCGGTCATCAACCAGCATAACCCGACGCCTGTCGCCATGTTCTCCGCGCGCGGCGGAGCCGACTTCATCACCAGCGCGGTGGAAGCCGGGGTCAGCGCCTATATGGCAGAGGGGCTTTCCGCAGACCGGGTCGCCCCAGCGATCGAGATTGCCATGGCCCAGTTCCGCAGTTACCAGCATCTGCGCCAGTCCCTGGAGCGCACCCAGCAACAGCTGGATGAACGCAAGGTGATCGAGCGGGCTAAAGGATTGCTGATGGCCCGTAAAAACATCAGTGAACAGGCCGCCCACCAGACGCTGCGCACCCTGGCCATGAACAGTAACTCGACCATGCGCAATGTGGCCGAACAGATCGTCACACACCTGCAATCGCCAGTGAAATAA
- a CDS encoding YhbY family RNA-binding protein, which translates to MPLTADRKKALRTLGHNLKPVVTVADKGLTEGVAEELNRALNDHELIKVKLAVNDRDARRELIAELCQQSGAELVQEIGKIALIFRKADKPNARLSNLLRP; encoded by the coding sequence ATGCCTTTAACCGCCGACCGCAAAAAAGCCTTGCGCACACTGGGTCACAACCTCAAACCTGTAGTGACTGTAGCCGACAAAGGATTGACCGAGGGTGTCGCCGAAGAGCTTAACCGCGCCCTTAACGATCACGAGCTGATCAAGGTCAAGCTGGCGGTCAACGATCGCGACGCACGCCGCGAGCTGATTGCCGAGCTGTGCCAGCAGAGTGGCGCCGAACTGGTGCAGGAAATCGGCAAGATCGCGCTGATCTTCCGCAAGGCGGACAAGCCCAACGCGCGCCTGTCCAACCTCCTGCGCCCCTGA
- a CDS encoding rhamnogalacturonan acetylesterase encodes MRFLKHWAAASALAVAGGAVAADNETTIFMAGDSTMAIKEVKDYPETGWGVPFAVFFEDGIKVENRAMNGRSTRTFIEEGRWKGIMDELKKDDYVIIQFGHNDESESKKDRYTTPEQYKANLSRFISDVREAGAEPILMSPITRRYFDGENTIEHTHPYAPLVREVASSEKVEFIDMEVVTREYFQAMGERDSALRFMHIAPGMHPNYPVGVRDDTHLNHMGAREVAQLVLAELRKREHPLSERLRTPDPKHLALKY; translated from the coding sequence ATGAGGTTCCTGAAACACTGGGCGGCCGCGAGCGCCCTCGCTGTCGCCGGTGGCGCAGTCGCTGCAGATAACGAAACCACGATTTTCATGGCCGGTGACTCCACCATGGCCATCAAGGAGGTCAAGGACTACCCGGAAACCGGCTGGGGTGTCCCCTTCGCGGTGTTCTTTGAAGATGGCATCAAGGTGGAAAACCGGGCCATGAATGGCCGCAGCACCCGCACTTTTATCGAGGAGGGGCGCTGGAAGGGCATCATGGACGAGCTGAAGAAAGATGATTACGTCATCATCCAGTTTGGCCACAACGACGAGTCCGAAAGCAAGAAAGACCGCTACACCACCCCGGAGCAGTACAAGGCGAACCTGTCACGCTTTATCAGCGACGTGCGCGAGGCCGGTGCCGAGCCGATCCTGATGTCGCCGATTACCCGTCGCTACTTCGATGGTGAAAACACCATTGAGCACACCCACCCGTATGCACCGCTGGTGCGCGAAGTAGCGAGCAGTGAAAAAGTCGAATTTATCGATATGGAAGTGGTGACCCGGGAATACTTCCAGGCCATGGGGGAGCGCGATTCCGCCCTGCGTTTTATGCATATTGCGCCGGGCATGCACCCGAACTACCCGGTGGGCGTGCGCGACGATACCCACTTGAACCACATGGGCGCGCGTGAAGTGGCGCAGCTGGTGCTGGCGGAACTGCGCAAGCGCGAACACCCGCTGAGCGAGCGCCTGCGTACCCCGGATCCCAAGCATCTGGCGCTCAAATACTGA